In Zalophus californianus isolate mZalCal1 chromosome 17, mZalCal1.pri.v2, whole genome shotgun sequence, one DNA window encodes the following:
- the RUVBL2 gene encoding ruvB-like 2, protein MRKRRDLWRTWPSRGTRTPCSSAFPFPLGYWRLVSIMATVTATTKVPEIRDVTRIERIGAHSHIRGLGLDDALEPRQASQGMVGQLAARRAAGVVLEMIREGKIAGRAVLIAGQPGTGKTAIAMGMAQALGPDTPFTAIAGSEIFSLEMSKTEALTQAFRRSIGVRIKEETEIIEGEVVEIQIDRPATGTGSKVGKLTLKTTEMETIYDLGTKMIESLTKDKVQAGDVITIDKATGKISKLGRSFTRARDYDAMGSQTKFVQCPDGELQKRKEVVHTVSLHEIDVINSRTQGFLALFSGDTGEIKSEVREQINAKVAEWREEGKAEIIPGVLFIDEVHMLDIESFSFLNRALESDMAPVLIMATNRGITRIRGTSYQSPHGIPIDLLDRLLIVSTSPYSEKDTKQILRIRCEEEDVEMSEDAYTVLTRIGLETSLRYAIQLITAASLVCRKRKGTEVQVDDIKRVYSLFLDESRSTQYMKEYQDAFLFNELKGETMDTS, encoded by the exons ATGAGGAAACGTCGAGATCTTTGGAGGACCTGGCCGTCTAGAGGGACCAGAACGCCTTGTTCTAGCGCGTTTCCGTTTCCGCTAGGATATTGGCGGTTGGTGAGCATCATGGCAACCGTG ACGGCCACAACCAAGGTCCCAGAGATCCGAGATGTGACGAGGATTGAGCGTATCG GCGCACACTCCCACATccgggggctggggctggacgATGCCTTGGAGCCACGGCAG GCTTCCCAGGGCATGGTGGGGCAGCTGGCAGCCCGACGGGCAGCTGGTGTTGTACTGGAGATGATCCGGGAAGGGAAGATCGCGGGGCGGGCAGTGCTCATCGCTGGCCAGCCGGGTACCGGGAAGACAGCCATCGCCATGG GCATGGCACAGGCCCTGGGCCCTGACACCCCGTTCACAGCCATCGCGGGCAGTGAGATCTTCTCGCTGGAGATGAGCAAGACAGAGGCGTTGACACAGGCCTTCCGGCGGTCTATTGGCGTTCGCATCAA GGAGGAGACTGAGATCATTGAAGGGGAGGTGGTGGAGATCCAGATTGACCGGCCAGCGACAGGCACG GGCTCTAAGGTAGGCAAGCTGACCCTCAAGACCACAGAGATGGAGACCATATACGACCTTGGCACCAAGATGATTGAATCCCTGACCAAGGACAAAGTCCAGGCCGG GGATGTGATCACCATTGACAAGGCCACGGGCAAGATCTCCAAGCTGGGTCGCTCCTTCACACGTGCTCGAGACTATGATGCCATGGGCTCTCAG ACCAAGTTCGTGCAGTGTCCAGATGGAGAGCTCCAGAAACGCAAGGAGGTGGTCCACACCGTGTCCCTGCATGAGATTGATGTCATCAATTCCCGCACCCAGGGCTTCCTGGCTCTCTTCTCAG GCGACACAGGGGAGATCAAGTCAGAAGTCCGAGAGCAGATCAATGCCAAGGTGGCTGAATGGCGTGAGGAGGGCAAGGCAGAGATCATCCCTGGG GTGCTGTTTATCGACGAGGTCCACATGCTGGACATTGAAAGCTTCTCCTTCCTCAATCGGGCCCTGGAGAGTGACATGGCGCCAGTCCTCATCATGGCCACCAACCGTGGCATCACCCG gatcCGGGGTACCAGCTACCAGAGCCCCCATGGCATCCCCATCGACCTGCTGGACCGACTGCTCATCGTCTCCACCTCTCCCTACAGTGAGAAGGACACAAAACAGATCCTCCGCATCCG GTGTGAGGAGGAAGACGTAGAAATGAGTGAGGATGCCTACACGGTGCTGACACGTATTGGGTTGGAGACCTCGCTGCGCTACGCCATCCAGCTCATCACGGCCGCCAGCCTAGTGTGCCGGAAACGCAAG GGCACGGAAGTGCAGGTGGATGACATCAAACGGGTCTACTCGCTCTTTCTGGACGAGTCGCGCTCCACGCAGTACATGAAGGAGTACCAGGATGCCTTTCTTTTCAACGAGCTCA AAGGTGAAACCATGGACACCTCCTGA
- the LOC113936329 gene encoding lutropin subunit beta, producing MEMLQGLAGPETLALSQGLLLWLLLNVGGVWASRGPLRPLCRPINATLAAENEACPVCITFTTTICAGYCPSLVRVLPAVLPPVPQPVCTYHELRFASIRLPGCPPGVDPMVSFPVALSCRCGPCRLSNSDCGGPRAQPLACDRPPLPGLLFL from the exons ATGGAGATGCTCCAG GGTCTGGCTGGCCCTGAGACTCTGGCCTTGTCCCAGGGGCTGCTGCTGTGGCTGCTGCTGAACGTGGGTGGGGTGTGGGCATCCAGGGGGCCACTACGGCCGCTGTGCCGGCCCATCAACGCCACCCTGGCTGCCGAGAACGAGGCCTGCCCGGTCTGTAtcaccttcaccaccaccatctgTGCCGGCTACTGCCCCAGCCTG GTGCGAGTGCTGCCGGCCGTCCTGCCGCCTGTGCCCCAGCCGGTGTGCACGTACCACGAGCTGCGCTTTGCCTCCATCCGGCTCCCTGGATGCCCGCCTGGCGTGGATCCCATGGTCTCCTTCCCTGTGGCCCTCAGCTGTCGCTGCGGGCCCTGCCGCCTCAGCAACTCCGACTGTGGGGGTCCCAGAGCCCAACCCTTGGCCTGTGACCGCCCCCCACTCCCGGGCCTCCTGTTCCTCTAA
- the LOC113936143 gene encoding uncharacterized protein LOC113936143 isoform X2, translating to MAGRALALRYGPPWPPVSGTEVPGSWPNGHLSSSGVAHRLIPSVPFPPPTVQSTVAEPLPPAAQQDLHIWDFDEVISRWETTSGSAYVPKTHGGPYAQPRAPEPSDPTRTVGIKDLEEKLRHSGWRLPLITKHQCSETRAQYTGWPDPDQQRPTFYVGPQPLEFAEHLREGPSQALIAWTKNPELAGRSFTVSDQGVLDRHQLYLTTSAKDFRAYPKIQLGLPSPASLTKRKELSGYPRKDSRTYWSSEKAPQAWGHDPQRPPWPRPSRPPAMRVPHVHPGTTAVPHHGALSLAQESYRPPLHPLLRLDRFCPLELPWSGPHFKPMSGIYSVPQAYGTENSSYGSMKPAPP from the exons ATGGCGGGTCGGGCCCTGGCTCTGCGCTACGGTCCCCCATGGCCCCCAGTCTCTGGGACCGAGGTGCCTGGCTCCTGGCCCAACGGGCATCTCAGCAGTAGTGGTGTCGCCCACCGCCTTATCCCGTCTGTGCCCTTTCCCCCGCCCACTGTGCAG TCCACGGTCGCGGAGCCCCTGCCGCCGGCCGCACAGCAGGATTTGCACATCTGGGATTTTGACGAGGTCATCAGCAGATGGGAGACAACCTCTGGCTCGGCTTACGTGCCTAAGACCCACGGCGGGCCCTACGCAcagcccagggccccagagcCTTCGGACCCCACGCGGACTGTGGGGATCAAGGATTTAGAAGAAAAG CTCAGACACAGCGGCTGGCGCCTCCCGCTGATCACAAAGCACCAGTGCAGCGAGACCAGGGCGCAGTACACGGGCTGGCCCGACCCGGATCAGCAGCGCCCCACCTTCTACGTCGGGCCCCAGCCCCTGGAGTTTGCGGAGCACCTTCGCGAAGGCCCTTCCCAG GCTTTAATCGCCTGGACAAAGAACCCCGAGCTGGCCGGCCGGTCTTTCACGGTATCTGACCAGGGCGTCTTGGACCGTCATCAGCTCTATCTGACCACCTCAGCCAAGGACTTCCGGGCCTACCCAAA GATCCAACTGggtcttccctctcctgcctccctcaccaAGAGGAAGGAGTTGTCTGGATATCCCCGCAAGGACTCGCGGACCTACTGGAGCTCTGAGAAGGCGCCTCAGGCCTGGGGCCATGACCCACAGAGGCCACCCTGGCCGCGCCCCTCTCGGCCGCCAGCGATGCGCGTGCCCCATGTCCATCCGGGGACGACAGCCGTGCCACACCACGGGGCGTTGTCTCTGGCTCAGGAGTCCTACAGACCCCCGCTGCACCCGCTCCTCCGACTCGACCGTTTCTGCCCGCTGGAGCTGCCCTGGAGCGGCCCCCACTTCAAGCCGATGTCGGGGATCTACAGCGTGCCGCAGGCCTATGGCACTGAGAACTCCAGCTACGGCAGCATGAAGCCGGCCCCTCCGTGA
- the LOC113936143 gene encoding uncharacterized protein LOC113936143 isoform X1, producing MAGRALALRYGPPWPPVSGTEVPGSWPNGHLSSSGVAHRLIPSVPFPPPTVQSTVAEPLPPAAQQDLHIWDFDEVISRWETTSGSAYVPKTHGGPYAQPRAPEPSDPTRTVGIKDLEEKLRHSGWRLPLITKHQCSETRAQYTGWPDPDQQRPTFYVGPQPLEFAEHLREGPSQLILSFPDPPQALIAWTKNPELAGRSFTVSDQGVLDRHQLYLTTSAKDFRAYPKIQLGLPSPASLTKRKELSGYPRKDSRTYWSSEKAPQAWGHDPQRPPWPRPSRPPAMRVPHVHPGTTAVPHHGALSLAQESYRPPLHPLLRLDRFCPLELPWSGPHFKPMSGIYSVPQAYGTENSSYGSMKPAPP from the exons ATGGCGGGTCGGGCCCTGGCTCTGCGCTACGGTCCCCCATGGCCCCCAGTCTCTGGGACCGAGGTGCCTGGCTCCTGGCCCAACGGGCATCTCAGCAGTAGTGGTGTCGCCCACCGCCTTATCCCGTCTGTGCCCTTTCCCCCGCCCACTGTGCAG TCCACGGTCGCGGAGCCCCTGCCGCCGGCCGCACAGCAGGATTTGCACATCTGGGATTTTGACGAGGTCATCAGCAGATGGGAGACAACCTCTGGCTCGGCTTACGTGCCTAAGACCCACGGCGGGCCCTACGCAcagcccagggccccagagcCTTCGGACCCCACGCGGACTGTGGGGATCAAGGATTTAGAAGAAAAG CTCAGACACAGCGGCTGGCGCCTCCCGCTGATCACAAAGCACCAGTGCAGCGAGACCAGGGCGCAGTACACGGGCTGGCCCGACCCGGATCAGCAGCGCCCCACCTTCTACGTCGGGCCCCAGCCCCTGGAGTTTGCGGAGCACCTTCGCGAAGGCCCTTCCCAG CTCATTCTGTCCTTCCCGGATCCTCCTCAGGCTTTAATCGCCTGGACAAAGAACCCCGAGCTGGCCGGCCGGTCTTTCACGGTATCTGACCAGGGCGTCTTGGACCGTCATCAGCTCTATCTGACCACCTCAGCCAAGGACTTCCGGGCCTACCCAAA GATCCAACTGggtcttccctctcctgcctccctcaccaAGAGGAAGGAGTTGTCTGGATATCCCCGCAAGGACTCGCGGACCTACTGGAGCTCTGAGAAGGCGCCTCAGGCCTGGGGCCATGACCCACAGAGGCCACCCTGGCCGCGCCCCTCTCGGCCGCCAGCGATGCGCGTGCCCCATGTCCATCCGGGGACGACAGCCGTGCCACACCACGGGGCGTTGTCTCTGGCTCAGGAGTCCTACAGACCCCCGCTGCACCCGCTCCTCCGACTCGACCGTTTCTGCCCGCTGGAGCTGCCCTGGAGCGGCCCCCACTTCAAGCCGATGTCGGGGATCTACAGCGTGCCGCAGGCCTATGGCACTGAGAACTCCAGCTACGGCAGCATGAAGCCGGCCCCTCCGTGA
- the NTF4 gene encoding neurotrophin-4: MLPSPSCSLPILLLFLLPSVPMEPHPPPLPLPPFLAPEWDLLSPRVVLSRGAPSGPPLLFLLEAGAFGEPAGSPANRSRRGVSETAPASRRGELAVCDAVSGWVTDRRTAVDLRGREVEVLGEVPAAGGSPLRQYFFETRCKADSATEESGPGGGGGGCRGVDRRHWVSECKAKQSYVRALTADAQGRVGWRWIRIDTACVCTLLSRTGRA, translated from the coding sequence atgctccccagcccctcctgctccctccccatcctccttctATTCCTTCTCCCCAGTGTCCCAATGgagccccatcccccacccttaCCACTGCCCCCATTTCTAGCCCCTGAGTGGGACCTCCTGTCCCCCCGAGTAGTCCTGTCTAGGGGTGCCCCCTCTGGGCCCCCTCTACTCTTCCTGCTGGAGGCCGGGGCCTTTGGGGAGCCAGCAGGCAGCCCCGCCAACCGCAGTCGGCGAGGGGTGAGCGAGACAGCACCAGCAAGTCGCCGGGGAGAGCTGGCTGTGTGTGATGCGGTCAGCGGCTGGGTGACAGACCGACGGACAGCTGTGGACCTGCGTGGGCGTGAGGTGGAGGTGCTGGGCGAGGTTCCTGCAGCTGGAGGCAGCCCCCTCCGCCAGTACTTCTTTGAGACCCGCTGCAAGGCTGACAGCGCCACCGAGGAAAGTGgccctggtgggggtgggggtgggtgccgGGGTGTAGACCGGAGGCACTGGGTGTCTGAGTGTAAGGCCAAGCAGTCCTACGTGCGGGCATTGACCGCTGATGCCCAGGGCCGTGTAGGCTGGCGATGGATTCGAATTGACACTGCGTGCGTCTGTACACTCCTCAGCCGGACTGGTCGGGCCTGA
- the KCNA7 gene encoding potassium voltage-gated channel subfamily A member 7: MEPRCPPPCGCCERVVLNVAGLRFETRARTLGRFPDTLLGDPARRGRFYDGVRREYFFDRHRPSFDAVLYYYQSGGRLRRPAHVPLDVFLEEVAFYGLGTAALARLREDEGCPLPPERPLPRRAFARQLWLLFEFPESSQAARVLAVVSVLVILVSIVVFCLETLPDFRDDRYNPGLAAVAAAGPFPARLNGSSPVPGPLSRMPFDDPFFVVETLCICWFSFELLVRLAACPSKAAFFKNVMNLIDFVAILPYFVALGTELARQRGVGQQAMSLAILRVIRLVRVFRIFKLSRHSKGLQILGQTLRASMRELGLLIFFLFIGVVLFSSAVYFAEVDREDSHFTSIPESFWWAVVTMTTVGYGDMAPVTVGGKIVGSLCAIAGVLTISLPVPVIVSNFSYFYHRETEGEEAGMYSHVDMQPCGPLEGKVNGGLMDGEMPELPPPLWAPPGKHMVTEV, encoded by the exons ATGGAGCCGCGGTGCCCGCCGCCGTGCGGCTGCTGCGAGCGGGTGGTGCTCAACGTGGCCGGGCTGCGTTTCGAGACGCGGGCGCGCACCCTGGGCCGCTTCCCGGACACGCTGCTAGGGGACCCTGCGCGTCGCGGCCGCTTCTACGACGGCGTGCGCCGCGAGTACTTCTTTGACCGGCACCGGCCCAGCTTCGACGCGGTGCTCTACTACTACCAGTCTGGCGGGCGGCTGCGGCGGCCGGCGCACGTGCCGCTCGAcgtcttcctggaggaggtggccttTTACGGGCTGGGCACGGCGGCGCTGGCGCGCCTGCGCGAGGACGAGGGCTGCCCCCTGCCGCCCGAGCGCCCCCTGCCCCGCCGCGCCTTCGCGCGCCAGCTCTGGCTGCTCTTCGAGTTCCCCGAGAGCTCGCAGGCCGCGCGCGTGCTCGCCGTCGTCTCCGTGCTCGTCATCCTCGTCTCCATCGTCGTCTTCTGCCTCGAGACGCTGCCGGACTTCCGCGACGACCGCTACAACCCGGGGCTTGCTGCGGTAGCGGCTGCTGGCCCg TTCCCCGCTCGGCTGAATGGCTCCAGCCCAGTGCCTGGACCCCTGTCTCGCATGCCCTTCGATGACCCGTTCTTTGTGGTGGAGACGTTGTGTATCTGTTGGTTCTCCTTTGAGCTCCTGGTGCGCCTGGCGGCCTGCCCAAGCAAGGCAGCCTTTTTCAAGAACGTGATGAACCTCATCGATTTTGTGGCCATCCTACCCTACTTTGTGGCGCTAGGCACCGAGCTAGCCAGGCAGCGGGGTGTGGGCCAGCAGGCCATGTCACTGGCCATCCTACGAGTCATCCGACTGGTGCGCGTCTTTCGAATCTTCAAGCTGTCCCGGCACTCAAAGGGCCTGCAGATCTTGGGCCAGACACTACGGGCCTCCATGCGTGAGCTGGGTCTcctcatcttctttctcttcatcgGTGTGGTCCTCTTCTCCAGCGCAGTCTACTTTGCTGAGGTCGACCGTGAAGACTCCCATTTCACCAGCATCCCTGAGTCCTTTTGGTGGGCGGTGGTCACCATGACCACAGTTGGCTATGGAGACATGGCACCCGTCACTGTGGGTGGCAAAATAGTGGGTTCTCTGTGCGCCATCGCTGGAGTGCTGACCATTTCTCTGCCCGTTCCGGTCATTGTCTCCAACTTCAGCTACTTTTACCACCGGGAGACAGAGGGCGAAGAGGCTGGGATGTACAGCCATGTGGACATGCAGCCCTGTGGCCCACTGGAGGGCAAGGTCAATGGGGGAttgatggatggagagatgcctGAGCTACCACCTCCACTCTGGGCACCCCCTGGGAAACACATGGTCACCGAAGTGTGA